A region of the Nothobranchius furzeri strain GRZ-AD chromosome 13, NfurGRZ-RIMD1, whole genome shotgun sequence genome:
gattttaaataagtatcaaggtgtgggcgtggctaagcctcaaactttgaccagtcgccattacattacttgacttaactcccatgtgcatgatcagatcgtatatcaaaaattgtctgtgtgatcactaaccacatctgaagacaatgataatgtggacagctgacatcacctaagccccgccccctgactattggaagtctatagttatatggtgaaatgcccatatttgtcccctctaatttagtcaacatgacactaaggtcatgcactgtcttcatgatgttgtaatgaccattcagatctgatagctttccagatagggagggactttgatgccatggcgaattctggcgtgacgccatgaccttacgtttgactgtaacttccacaaacagcctccgatctgcccgagactgaacatggcaatgaataatcatgccctttagccaacgaggcacaaacggttggagaaCGTTGtgcaatatcaccacagcgccccctacacatctttaaaactgtaacaactcctacagaagaggtcgtaactgcatcaaacttgccatatgtcatcacacaaaggaacccaacacaatcatgtggtaattggtagatatagctttagctccgccccctgacagatattaggccctgaataacacatgcatgttgcaattcacaccaaactgcacacaaatgactgttatcaacctacaaacttcttcatggaatatttcctatatttggaacagcaccccctagatacaataaaacctttgtaacttctgcaaaaaagctccaaactatattaaacttgatgggagtcatcacacaactgcaatcaacacttgtatgtgctcacttgtccaaatcactttaactctgcccacttacagccttttgtctctagatgacacatgcaacaattgattgatgccaaattaacaggaaaccatctttgatgagcaaagtTACCTCTATAgctccattcccacctgtaccgggtcagcccgggccgggccGCACGGGCCGGCCCCAGCCCGGCCCGAGTGCTTCCTCACCCTCCTCACGGCCCTGCTCCGGAATGCGGACATGGGGGCGGTCCCCAGAAATCGGCGGGAGAAATTGGTGCCAAGATGTCAGTAATGTCATTTATCAGCAACTATTCAAGCCGCCCTGTGTTGTTGACACTATTGTAAATAATGGAGAACTTTGTGGTGATAGTTTTCATGGTTCTGCGCTTGTGGCTCGTTTTGGGGGCCAGTCTCCGCGCCAGACAGGCCGAAAGGCGTCGGCTTCGCCAGCTGAGGAGGGATAAGAGGAGGATGAAATCTGCAAAGTGTCGCCGAGTCATGCAGGAAGCCATTCTGAAACAGTACAACACATTGCTGCGATTACGACAAAGCAGACGACGCATCCTGGTAATGTCTAAAAGTCCATTGCTGACGTGCGTGTTTAATACACTTCAAGTTAATAAAATACGTTTAATTTCTTTAGATGGCTATTTTGGAAGGTTCCAGCCGCAGACGTGCGATCTGGTCACTCAACCGATCTTCTGACTGGTGGGTTAATTACGTGCCTCGTTACACGGAAGCGCAGTGGTTGCAGCACTTCAGAATGTCTGAGGAGACGTTCATGTTCCTGTGCAACAATCTGCGGCTAGCATTGCAGCGAAAAGACACTTTCTTCCGTGAGTGTGTGcctctgaggaagattgtggctaTTGCTTTGTGGAAATTTGCTACAGGTTCAGATTACAGACCCATCAGTGTTCTGTTTGGTGTTGGCATCTCAACTGTTGCCAAGTGTGTGAAGGACTTTTGTGCTGCTGTAGAAGCACGGCTGTTGCCAGAACTGATTCATTTACCCGATGAGGGTAAATTTCGGGAGATAGCATCCTATTTTGAGAGCAGGTGGGGGTTGCCACAGTGTGTGGGTGCTATTGATGGCTCACACATCCCCATCATAGCACCCAGAACCTTTCACACAGACTATTTCAACCGGAAAGGGTGGCACTCACTCATCTTGCAAGCTGTGGTTGATGGCAAGGGACTGTTTTGGAACGTTTTTGCAGGGTTTCCAGGGAGCATGCATGACGCGAGGGTCCTGAGACTTTCCTCCATCTGGGATTTGGCAAGCCATGGAAATCTCTTCCCTGACCATTCCATCCAAATTGCTGGCGTTGACTTTGGATACTGCATCCTGGGTGACTCTGCTTACCCGCTGCAAGACTGGCTGCTGAAAACCTTCACAGACACTGGGCGACTGACAGAGCAGCAACCTCTTTATAACAAGAAGTTCAGCCGGGCACGTGTGGTGGTTGAAAATGCCGTTGGTAGGCTGAAGGGAAGGTGGCGTTGCCTGCTGAAAAGGAATGACTGTGATGTCAGTCTGGTACGTTCCATGATTCTGACCTGCTGTGCCCTGCATAATCTGTGTGAGAGCCACGGGGAGCATTATGACAATGTGTGGACGACTGAAACAGAATACCCTGAACCTGTGGCTGCACCCCCAccgccacaaaacacaggagatgAGGGAGGGAGAGCAAAGCGTGATGCTCTGATGATGTACCTTGTGGGGCAGCAGTGATTTAATTTCATTTGACTGAATGTTTTGCCCAAATAAAGTTTTCTTCACGCAGCTAATGTTTGACCCTTGAACTTTTTAATGCACCACCACCTAAACATTGTAAACATGAGCAAATATATTTCATGAGTTTGTAtctagtcaagtgtggactgtacACATTTGAGCTTCTGGTACTTCTAAACACGCCTGCTGACAAATAAAGGAAATACTCTTAAATCCAAATAAATTATATGGACATCATGTCCAAATGAATGCAGATCAGCTAGATATATTTGACTTAAGCAATTGTTTTATGCACATCCAAGGCTTACCCATATGACTCAAGTCGTTATGGTAAGTGCAGGTAAATATATGGCAAGTGCAGGTAAATATTTGGACTCTACATTGCCTGACAAAAGTCTTAATAGCCAAGTGTGCAGGGCACATTTGAGCTTCTGATCCTGCTCTACACTCCTGCTGACATAACATAATCTTGTCTACACTGACACCTACCTGGTATTTATTCCTATATAAATCTGAGATGAATAAAGCAAATACCCAAGGCTGGTGTATGCTATTTTAGCACACAGTTATATATTGAAACCATGATTGGACGTTTCAACTTCACATTCTGTGAACAGAACAATGATGGATTACACGTTGCATTGTCAAACACTTTATTGCACACCTAACACAATAAAAGAAAATCAGGTCATTTGGTTGATTTCTCAACAGCAGACAGCAAACTGCGCAGCACATCCAAAAAGGAGTCATTGAATTGCTGCTGTGCCATCCTCTCCTCTCGTCTCTCCTCCCTGTCCAGGCGTCTGTCCTCCGCATCTGCCTCCATTTGCTGCTCCATTAAGCTGTTCATCCTCCTCGCAGTCTCCAGGAACCCCGCGTCACTCTCCACCAGCGTCTCCAACAATGGTGACACGCTGGTGCTCCCCCGCTACCTTTTTCCTGAATAAACGCCAAGAAGATGTATATGTAATCACACGTGCTTGTCATATTTTGATGTTGTTGTTGCAAATGAACTCACCGTAGCGTGGTCTGCTGCCCACCGACGGCGCTGAGACGCTCGGGCTGCAGCTACTCCCGCTGTCGGCAGATGAGGGCCCAGCGTCCATGTCCCCGGTGTCGGGCACGACCTGGCTCCCATCGGCGCACATTTCCAGAGTTGTATCTTTTATAAAGAGGAAACAGTTACTTAATATGCACAAACACAAGTACTGACTGAAGAAGTTAATGGGCAAGCTAGGCTAGTAGGCATGCCACAACTAGCCTGGAGTTAGCCTAGCCTTTTGTCGCCTAGCCTGTTGTTGTTATGTCGCACATCAGCGCTACCCAAAGCTAGCACAGCATTTCGTCCGCACTATAGTACAGTGTAGCACAAACGGAGGTCATATTATTACTTATTTTGATAAGTGCTCACTCACCGTTGTCCTGAGGTCCCGTGTTAGCTGGAGTGGCTGTCCACGCCACTCTCGCGGC
Encoded here:
- the LOC139062458 gene encoding uncharacterized protein — protein: MENFVVIVFMVLRLWLVLGASLRARQAERRRLRQLRRDKRRMKSAKCRRVMQEAILKQYNTLLRLRQSRRRILMAILEGSSRRRAIWSLNRSSDWWVNYVPRYTEAQWLQHFRMSEETFMFLCNNLRLALQRKDTFFRECVPLRKIVAIALWKFATGSDYRPISVLFGVGISTVAKCVKDFCAAVEARLLPELIHLPDEGKFREIASYFESRWGLPQCVGAIDGSHIPIIAPRTFHTDYFNRKGWHSLILQAVVDGKGLFWNVFAGFPGSMHDARVLRLSSIWDLASHGNLFPDHSIQIAGVDFGYCILGDSAYPLQDWLLKTFTDTGRLTEQQPLYNKKFSRARVVVENAVGRLKGRWRCLLKRNDCDVSLVRSMILTCCALHNLCESHGEHYDNVWTTETEYPEPVAAPPPPQNTGDEGGRAKRDALMMYLVGQQ